CAAGGGAGATGACAGTGCATACGTGCACTCACCCTGGGTGGTGTACCGGCATGAAAGCACGCATATTCCCCGGGCGATAACGACCGCAAGCGATTCAAAGGAAGAAAACCTGTTCTATTCCGCCCGGTATGTGAATACGGCAAAGGACCTTGTCGTATGCGACATGAGTTTTTCGATTGACGCCTCCAGGGCCGCGGACCGTCGGCTAATCCTGAAGCGCCAAATGCTTAAAAAAGCCATCGCCTACAGTTATTAGCCGAATAGTAACAGTTGAGTTATATTAAAGGAGAGTGTTTCACTGATGAGTTCTATTGATTTTGAACCAATGAAGGTATTTTATCGACTTGATAATGAAAGCACTTCACGGCGGCAGTACAGATATGAATTCTCGCATATTAGGCATCATTTACATGATCGGTTTTCTTTTCCGGATCACCGCAGGTGAGATAATTGTTACTACCGGGGGAGCAGTAATGGCTCCGGTTATTACTCCGGAAGAAACCGAATTCAAGGGCAGGCTTGATGTTCACATTTCCTGTGAAACCGAAGGTGCTGCTCTATTTTATACCCTCGATGGAAGAGAGCCTACCAGACGAAGTATCCGATATACGGGACCCTTTGCTATCGATTCTTCTGTGACCGTAAAGGCACGGGCATTTATGGAGGAATATGAGCAAAGCGATACTGTTGAAGTCCGGTATACGAATGTTGACCAAAGCGGCCCTTTAATTGTAAGAGCAATCCTCTTCCGGTCTGATGACGATAATCCAACGGCTGATAGTCTGCGGATCTATTTTGGTGAACCGGCCGTCTGGAATCCATCCGATCCGGTTAAACCGAATCGGATTTTCAGCTATTATCAGGCTGATTACGGCATGTTACAGTCTGCCTTGTCCGGGTTGAAAGCATCCGATATTGTTGTTGTTGACGATCAAAGTATAATCCTGATTTTTTCCAATGGGTATTCTCCAAAGCCAGAGATGGACAGCATAGGTTTTCTGGATACAACCGATTACATCGCCGACCTCTATGGCAATACGCCCCATGGCGGACCACCGGTGCCGGTGGAGCTTGCAAGCCGGAGTCTGTGGAAAGCAAGAATCGGAGTGGATACTTTGGCTATTGGAATGAATAGTCTGAAGATCAGGTTTGAAATCACCTCTGCAAAACCCCTGAGAAATGCATCGGCTACCGTGTATGATGCATTAGGTAATGTTATTAAAACCATGACATTTATCAACCAGCCCGAAATTTCCAAAATGTCTGCTGAATGGGATGGAAGCAACAGGGATGGTCGTGCCGTAGGAAGCGGCACGTATGTGGCTTTTATTACTGCAACCGATGAAGACGGACAGAGCAGTACACAGCGGCTGACACTAGGATTGCGAAGATAGGCCGGTTATTGTTCTTGAATCAGTTTGTGTACTCAATAGTGAATGAGCAGTGTAGAAGGTTGCATACTCTCACCATTTTGAAAACATAAAATCGCTGTAATGGGGTGAAAGAAGGCCATGGTTATGGGGCTGGGGCTCCCGTATCACACTAAATCTCATCAGAAAATTTTCGTTAGGATTCCAGGTCAGAGAAAAATTGACCGGCATATTTCTGAAATAATCTGTAGACTGAATATTTTCCGCATTGAGATTTGATGCCGATGAAAAGGTGGAGTGGATCGGAAAGCCGAAATTGAGATTGACCGTTACCGGCTGGACAAATTTATACTCCAGCATGGTGGAATACAGGCTCTGTGATTTAATGGAGTTCACATTCGATCCTGCGGCACCAAAAGAGATGCTGTGATTGATTTTCAGACGGTTCGGATCAAGAAGGCCCCCGCTGCCCGATCCTTCGGTATTGTAAGCATCTTCGGTTTGAGCAGAGAGCGAAAATGCCAGCAGGCTGAGGAGAAGTAGTGCTGTTAAAGCTTTGATTTTCATAGTGCACTCCCTCTTATTTAGAGTTCCTCATTAGTATACGTTTTATTCGGCGATTAATTTGCCAATATTATTATGTAGTATACTATTTTTTTCTGCAAATTGCCAAAAATATCAAATTATCTCTTTCAATACCGATGCAATGATTTTGATCCCTTCTTCGATTTTATCCTCGGGCGTGTGGGAAAAAGCGAGTCGTAAACAGTTGTTTCTTCTGCCTTCAGGGTCAAATGCTTTTCCAATAACAAAAGCTGCGCCCTTTTCTATGCACGATGACAATACATTGCTGGAGTCCACTGTTTCGGGGAGGATCAGCCAGAGATAAAAGCCTCCCTCAGGAACTGTCCAGGAGACCGTATCGGGCATAAAAGCCTTAAGTGCTTCAAGCATAATATCTGCCCGGCGCGCATAGCAGGGACGCAGTTCCTGCAGGTACGTCGATAATTTGTCCTGTACCATGAATTCATGGGCCAGTACCTGGGTAAAGGTGGGTGAACAGGCATCCATGGATTGTTTGGCCAGTTCGCATTTTTCGATTATCTCCGGAGGGCCAAGAAGCCAGCCGAGACGCATGCCCGGGCCCAGTATTTTTGAAAAAGAACCGGTGTAGCAGACAGGAAGCTTTTCCGGAGCAAGTGCCTTGATCGATACCGTCTTTCCCATGTCTTCATCATTGAAATACAATTCGCCGTAAGGGTCGTCTTCCAGGAGACACAGATTTTTGTTCGAAAGCCAGTGTATCAATTCTTCTTTTCTTTGTTTGCTGTAGATAATCCCTGCGGGATTATGAAAATTCGGGTTGATGTACAAGAGTTTTGCCCGGTCGGTGGATGAAAGATTTTTGTCAAGTTCTTTAATCACAATACCGTTTTCATCCAGCGGTGCGCCGATTATGCCGGCGCAATAGGATTTAAAAGCCGCGAGGGCGCCGATAAAGGACGGTCTTTCGGTAAGAACTGCATCGCCCGGATCGAGCATTACCTTTGCGATGATATTAATCGCCTGCTGAGCTCCGGTTGTGATTATAAGTTTGTTGGAATCCATCGGCATTCCTTTAGACCGGAGGTAGGATGACAGTGATTCGAGCAGGGGAGGGTATCCCGAGGTGGGGCAGTATTGAAAAGCCTGCTGCTTGCTGCTTTTGGGCAGCGAAGAAAAGAGTTCGGAAATGGTGTCCACAGGAAACAGATTGTTATTCGGCATTCCTCCTGCAAATGATATGATAGATGGATCTGCAGCCAGCTTCATGAGTCGTCGAATCTCGGAAGACCGCATGTTTTGAGCACAAAGTGAAAATGAGATCATTGTTGGAGCACCTCTATATATGGTTGCAAGACTTTGTCAGCTTCTGTCAAATTGGCGGCAGCTTGGTACGTGCTGTGCTATTAAGCCATTAGCAGCTTCCGGCCGTTCGCCCTTCGATTCGAACACAACAGTTGTATCCACATTGCCCCGGGGAAAAAAGTCGCCCACGAGGAGCAGCCAGGATGGTTTGAGTAGATCATTCACTGTTGAGTAAAGAAAGGATGTAACGGTCTCATGAAATGTCCCGATCATACGAAAGGAATTGAGATAGAGTTTCCAGGATTTCAACTCTATGCAACGTTTGTCGGGAATATAATATAATCCGATGGTGCCGAAATCGGGATAGCCGGTTTTGGGGCAAACACAGGTAAATTCAGGAAAAACGATCCTGATGACACCGGTTCGGTCTTTATGAGAGTCAAACGGGCACTCGAATGTTTCCAATGGCGGAAACAGATTTTGAGCAATTGCTTTGTCAAGTGGAATGGATTTTTTTGAAAACATAATGAATCAAAATATGAAATTTATTCAAGCGTATTATATTTTATAGAATCAGTACAGTTAATCTAAAAATAATTAAGTTACGTCATTTTAACCTACTATAATCTACAAGAGGAGGAAATTTATGGCACACAAAATTACAGATGCATGTGTTGCATGCGGTTCATGTCTTCCCGAATGCCCCGAAGAAGCTATCAGCGAAGGCGATCCGATCTACGTTATTGATGCGGATAAATGCACCGATTGCGGTACATGTGTTGATGCGTGTCCTTCGGAAGCTATAGAAAGCTAAATGTATATTACGAAATAATGTTCATTATTGTTGTGCCGGTCCGGACTATGCGGACCGGCATTTTTTTTAGAATTTCCTTTCTGACTTTATGATAAGCGACAGAACAATCCCTCCCATAGCATGGTAATAATTAGATCTTCAGTTCGCACTATATATTTTTCCTTGTCATTGAGTACTGCAATGTGGTAATCTTTTTTATATGAACCAACACATTATTCTCGTAGGGTCTGCTCCTCAACCTGATATCGAATTACTTCGTTCCACCGCTGCTGCGTACAACTTTGTAATAGAGCCATACGATAATACGGACTTTCAATCCCCGAATAATCTTCCCTGGGGATTCATCTCCTATCTTCCCTGCAAAAGAGAAACGATAGTTGATTTTCTATCGCGAATTCCGGTGGGGCTTGCTCAGGATATACCTTTTTTCCAGAATATTCAATCCGATTCCTATCCATCGTCATTTGAGGGTATTCCGATCTCCGGAGTCTTTAAAAGTCCCCTGACTTTTCTCGATGTCTGCAATATGATGACCATAATGTCGCAACAGGTTCCGGCGACCCGCCAAAGCCATAGTCTGGCAGAAGAGGTGATCCGGTACCGGAGAGAAAAAAATCAATTATTGCGAATCGGTACTGCCCTTTCATCACAGAATGATCCGGATATATTGCTCGATTTTATTCTTGCCGAAAGCAGAGCCGCAGTTGGCGCTGATGCGGGAAGCCTTTATATTCGGGAGCAGGTTGGCCCCGGCGGGGCGATGGGAAACCGGCTTCGATTCAAGATCGCTCAGAACGACTCGGTGGCTATGCAGGAAAAGACCCGCGAATTTACTATTCCAATCAGTGATAATACTATTTCAGGCTATGTAGCCTTAACTGGTGACATTCTGAATGTCGGAGATGTTTATCGTCTCGATGAAAGCGTCTCTTATAAATGGGGAAAAGGATGGGATAAGCGATTCGGCTATCGAATGAAATCGATGCTGACTGTTCCGCTGAAAAATCTTGGCGGTGAAATAGTTGGAGTGCTGCAGCTCATGAACAAAAAAGTTCATCCCGGCATCTCACTTACATCCTCTGATATTGTTGAAAGGGAGGTGGTTTCCTTTACGCATTCGGACGAGGAATTTGTTTTCTCTATCGCCGCTCTGGCTGCCGTTTCGATCGAGCGTGTTCAGCTCTATCAAAATATCCAGGCTATATTCGAAGGGTTCCTGAGTTCATCAACTGCTGCAATCGATGAGCGAGACAGGGTGACGGCCGGTCATTCAAAGCGGGTCGCGGGATATGCAATGGCCTTTGTCGATGCTATCAATGACCAAACTCAGGGGAAATATGCCGATATTTATTTTTCACCCGAGCGAAAGCGGCAATTTATCTTCGCAGCCCTCCTTCACGACTACGGCAAAATCGGTGTTCCCGAAGAGTTGCTGACAAAGGAGTGCCGCCTCCGGAAAGGGGAGATGGAGGCTATCGCAACACGTGCCGAAATCGTCAAGTTACATCTCAAATCGGGTACCCGCAGTCCATCATGGTCATCACTTGATGAAATAGATAAAGATCTGGCATTTATCGAAAAAATTAATAAAGCAGGTTTTTTGGCTGATGATGATTTCCGTCAGCTCGAAAAAATCAGAAAAAAACGCTACCGGGCTTACCACGAGGGTGAATTGCCCTTCATCACCGAGAAAGAATGGGAGCACCTGTCGATACGGAAAGGTAACCTTACTGCTACCGAGCGGGAGCTTATCAACTCTCACGCTCAGGCAACACGGCGGATACTTTCTAAGATCCCCTGGACAAAGGAACTCAAACAGATTCCCTCAATCGCATGTCATCACCACGAAAAACTCGATGGTTCGGGATATCCCGATGGGCTTAAGGGGGGGCAGATAGATCTTGAATGCAGAATTCTCGCTGTAGTAGATATCTATGAAGCCCTCGTTGCACAGGACAGACCCTACAAGCCTCGCATGCCTGCTGAAAAAGCAATCGCAATACTCCGTGCTGAAGCACAGCAGAATCATCTCGATTCGGATATCGTCGAGTTTTTTGTCGAAAAAGGACTCCATAAAATTTTTCTTCATGAAGTGGAGTGATTATTTTTAAAGGAAGGAAAGGGCTGAATCCCTTGGCCGAGACATGCCATTTTAATGTCCCTTGGTGTATTTTTTTCAGACTTTTACGTTTCACCTTTATCCCCGGAACACTATGTCAATTACTATCAAACGATTTATTGCAGGACCAATCGATACAAACAGTTTTGTGGTTTTCGATGAGGGACCACCATGTATCGTGATAGATCCATCGAGTGGTTGTGATGAGATTCTATCGTATATACGGGAAAATTCCCTTCAGGTAAAAGCCATTCTCCTTACTCACGCCCATTTTGATCACTGTATGGGCATCGATGAAATTAAAGGGGTATTCACTGATGCCACTGTCTGGGTTCATCTCGACGAAATACCTCTCTTAACATCACCCGAGTTCAATGGATCGCCCATGATTGGAAGAGAGTATGCATATACCGGAAAAACAGAGGAATTAAAAGAGGGAAAGCTCGTTTTTGATGATATCTCCCTTGAGGTATTGGCAGTACCCGGACACAGCCCGGGCGGATGTGCCTTTCTTTTTGAGAATTATTGCATTTCCGGTGACGCTCTCTTTGCCGGTTCCATCGGAAGGACCGACTTTGCAGGAGGTAGTTACACGAAGCTTATCGAAAATATAAAAACAAAGCTCCTGACCTTGCCCGATGAAACCATCGTGTTTCCCGGTCATGGCAATCGGACAACGATTGGACGGGAAAAAAGTCATAACCAGTTTTTGCGATGAAAGAGCTTCCCTTTCTCAATCAATTTCAAGCACATCTCCGTCTCGAACGGACCCTGAGTGACAACACAATAGAATCTTATCGGTATGATCTTCAACGGCTGTGTGGCTTTCTGAAACAGCAGCGAAAGGAGTCTGCCGCCGATGTTACTCCCGGTATTCTGTCGGACTATATAAAAGCGCTTTTCGATGTTGGATTTTCATCCAGCTCCATTCAACGCACCCTTTCGACGCTTCGGAGCTATTTCGGTTTTTTAGTGGCAGAGGATATTATTAAAGAAGATCCAACAGAGCTTCTTGAAGGACCTCGCATGAACCGTTATCTGCCTTCGGTATTGACGGTGGATGAGATTATGGGAGTGCTCGATGCCATAGATACCCGGAAACGATGCGGAATGCGTGATAAAGCCATGCTGGAGACTCTCTATGCAACAGGCATGCGAGTTTCCGAGCTGTCGGAAGTAGCCTATGAGCAGGTGCTTTTTGAAGAATCACTGATCCGTATCTTCGGTAAAGGCTCAAAGGAGCGAATCGTTCCTGTGGGGGAGATCGCTCTTCAATGGATACGTGGTTACTGCGATACCGAGCGTCCTTTTCTTTCCAAGCCCCACACCGACAGCACACTTTTTCTCAATATGCGGGGAACCGGTCTTTCGAGGATGGGAATCTGGAAAATCATCCAAAAGTACGTAATCGCTTCGGGGTTAAAAAAGAAAGTTTCTCCTCATACTTTCAGGCATTCTTTTGCAACTCACCTTCTCGAAGGTGGAGCGGATCTTCGTTTTGTGCAGGAGATGCTGGGACATGCCAATATCGTTACAACTGAAATCTATACGCATATCGATAGAGAACACCTGAAGGAAGTTCACCGTAGTTTTCACCCGAGGTTTACAAAAAAGAAGTCTTCCGACGTGAGGGAGGAGCATGACTGAAACCGGAGACCGGGAGAAAATCTTGTTTCCTCAGACATTCATTCAAATCCATTATCATAATAGAATCGGCGGTGTCACCAAAGTGATGGAGCATTATGCTGAAGCTTTCAATCGGTGCCGGCATAGTGGTGAAGCACAAAATATAATTATATGCAGTTTGATCGAGAGAAAAAACTGTTTTAAAAGCGGAGTGAGACTTATCCATGCTCCCGATTGCGATTACCATTCTTATCGTTCGGGAGTCGTGTTCGAGAAGTGTCGGAGGCGCCTTGTTTCCCTTTTGGTAAATATTATCGAAAATCATGAGCTGAAATTACCGGTTTGCGTCGTTGGACACAATATGACATTGGGGAAAAATTGTGCTCTGACGTCAGCCTTTGCGGAACTATGCAAAAAGTACCGCAGCCCCTCTTCGATGGTGCAGTTTGTTTCGGTAATTCACGATCTTGCCGAGGAGGGGCGGATGAGGATGCTCGATGAAATCGAACGGGTGGCGGGATTTCGAAAAAAATTCAAGTCCGAAATATATCCTGAAACCGGAAATGTACGCTTTGTTGTTTTAAATCACCGTACCGCCCAGGTGTTGAATACCGCAGGGGTAATTTCCCGGCAAGTGCCTAATCCGGTATTTCCACCTCCAATCGATACATCCCTGAGCCCCAAGGATAAGGAATATATACAAAATGCCCTTGTCAGGCTTGCAGCCGAGGATGCTACCCGATTTGATCCATCAAAAAGGATTGTTTTTTATCCGGTTCGGATACTGGGAAGAAAAAATGTTGTGGAATCCATCCTTTATGGGTGTGTAATGCTGAAGGCGAATCTGGTAATAGGGGGGACCGGGAAAACCCGGGCCGACATAAAGCTCTTTGACACCATAAAAGAATTTTGCAGGAGGAATGCTTTGACGGTTGTTTTTGATGTTAATCGTATTTCATCACTGCTTCCATCGTATATGAAATCATTACCGGTCTTTCCTCTCCTTATATCGTTATGTGATGTCTGTATTACCACTTCGGTTGCTGAAGGTTTCGGATATGCCTTTTTTGAACCCTGGCTTTATAACAAAGTTGTAACGGGCAGGAAAGCAAAAGGTTTTTCGTCTCCTGAAGCTTTTGATACTTCATTGTTTTATTCCCGACTGCCTGTGCCCGCAGAGTGGATATCGGCTGCAAAATTAAAGAAAAAGTATTTCTCGGCCCTGAAAAGGCATTACAGATTATCTG
This portion of the Chitinivibrionales bacterium genome encodes:
- a CDS encoding aminotransferase class I/II-fold pyridoxal phosphate-dependent enzyme — its product is MISFSLCAQNMRSSEIRRLMKLAADPSIISFAGGMPNNNLFPVDTISELFSSLPKSSKQQAFQYCPTSGYPPLLESLSSYLRSKGMPMDSNKLIITTGAQQAINIIAKVMLDPGDAVLTERPSFIGALAAFKSYCAGIIGAPLDENGIVIKELDKNLSSTDRAKLLYINPNFHNPAGIIYSKQRKEELIHWLSNKNLCLLEDDPYGELYFNDEDMGKTVSIKALAPEKLPVCYTGSFSKILGPGMRLGWLLGPPEIIEKCELAKQSMDACSPTFTQVLAHEFMVQDKLSTYLQELRPCYARRADIMLEALKAFMPDTVSWTVPEGGFYLWLILPETVDSSNVLSSCIEKGAAFVIGKAFDPEGRRNNCLRLAFSHTPEDKIEEGIKIIASVLKEII
- the xerD gene encoding site-specific tyrosine recombinase XerD; its protein translation is MKELPFLNQFQAHLRLERTLSDNTIESYRYDLQRLCGFLKQQRKESAADVTPGILSDYIKALFDVGFSSSSIQRTLSTLRSYFGFLVAEDIIKEDPTELLEGPRMNRYLPSVLTVDEIMGVLDAIDTRKRCGMRDKAMLETLYATGMRVSELSEVAYEQVLFEESLIRIFGKGSKERIVPVGEIALQWIRGYCDTERPFLSKPHTDSTLFLNMRGTGLSRMGIWKIIQKYVIASGLKKKVSPHTFRHSFATHLLEGGADLRFVQEMLGHANIVTTEIYTHIDREHLKEVHRSFHPRFTKKKSSDVREEHD
- a CDS encoding MBL fold metallo-hydrolase, yielding MSITIKRFIAGPIDTNSFVVFDEGPPCIVIDPSSGCDEILSYIRENSLQVKAILLTHAHFDHCMGIDEIKGVFTDATVWVHLDEIPLLTSPEFNGSPMIGREYAYTGKTEELKEGKLVFDDISLEVLAVPGHSPGGCAFLFENYCISGDALFAGSIGRTDFAGGSYTKLIENIKTKLLTLPDETIVFPGHGNRTTIGREKSHNQFLR
- a CDS encoding 4Fe-4S dicluster domain-containing protein, which produces MAHKITDACVACGSCLPECPEEAISEGDPIYVIDADKCTDCGTCVDACPSEAIES
- a CDS encoding GAF domain-containing protein, with the protein product MNQHIILVGSAPQPDIELLRSTAAAYNFVIEPYDNTDFQSPNNLPWGFISYLPCKRETIVDFLSRIPVGLAQDIPFFQNIQSDSYPSSFEGIPISGVFKSPLTFLDVCNMMTIMSQQVPATRQSHSLAEEVIRYRREKNQLLRIGTALSSQNDPDILLDFILAESRAAVGADAGSLYIREQVGPGGAMGNRLRFKIAQNDSVAMQEKTREFTIPISDNTISGYVALTGDILNVGDVYRLDESVSYKWGKGWDKRFGYRMKSMLTVPLKNLGGEIVGVLQLMNKKVHPGISLTSSDIVEREVVSFTHSDEEFVFSIAALAAVSIERVQLYQNIQAIFEGFLSSSTAAIDERDRVTAGHSKRVAGYAMAFVDAINDQTQGKYADIYFSPERKRQFIFAALLHDYGKIGVPEELLTKECRLRKGEMEAIATRAEIVKLHLKSGTRSPSWSSLDEIDKDLAFIEKINKAGFLADDDFRQLEKIRKKRYRAYHEGELPFITEKEWEHLSIRKGNLTATERELINSHAQATRRILSKIPWTKELKQIPSIACHHHEKLDGSGYPDGLKGGQIDLECRILAVVDIYEALVAQDRPYKPRMPAEKAIAILRAEAQQNHLDSDIVEFFVEKGLHKIFLHEVE
- the queF gene encoding NADPH-dependent 7-cyano-7-deazaguanine reductase QueF encodes the protein MFSKKSIPLDKAIAQNLFPPLETFECPFDSHKDRTGVIRIVFPEFTCVCPKTGYPDFGTIGLYYIPDKRCIELKSWKLYLNSFRMIGTFHETVTSFLYSTVNDLLKPSWLLLVGDFFPRGNVDTTVVFESKGERPEAANGLIAQHVPSCRQFDRS